In Mongoliitalea daihaiensis, one DNA window encodes the following:
- a CDS encoding glucoamylase family protein → MKVKRLIHVVGILLLLACQESVEEFSNFTLISARIGDREIPLDRSVLEGADIDRTISLEFSMPLDIQSISDNVILKAEDEDIPFDFNLFSGGRLLTISQKTALRTGTLYNLQILSGLRSVGGGKSSDYSLFIQTSASPITLSKIEFIGADVLNSGRITNVALSPEILLEFSEPIVESSLTNALSLEGFNGVTWQLEKVEDHAYKLKFDGFLHHYSKYSLLISDQVVGEKGGDFSGRNVSFYTGPTSSPVKPVLDDESLLDLIQRQTFNYFWDFGHENSGLARERNTSGNLVTTGGSGFGAMAMIVGVERGYITREEAVERWSKMIGFLENADRFRGTWPHWLNGNTGTTIPFSSLDDGADLVETALLMQGLLTVRSYLLADDLTENNLRMRILDLYDEIEWSWFTRGQNELYWHWSPNSSWAMNLRIQGYNESLIAFILAAASKNFPIANEVYTRGWSRNGAMVNGSTYFGIRLPLGKEMGGPLFFAHYSFLGVDPRNLSDQFANYWEQNVNHTKINRAYVISNPRGFVGYSDKNWGLTASDNESGYLAHSPTNDRGVITPTAAISSIPYTPDESMDAIKFFYYQLGDRLWGEYGFYDAFNLTEDWFAQSYLAIDQGPIIIMIENHRSGLIWDLMQKNEIFKQGLNQLNFKY, encoded by the coding sequence ATGAAAGTTAAACGTCTAATTCATGTAGTTGGAATACTTCTTCTACTGGCTTGTCAAGAGTCAGTAGAAGAGTTTTCTAATTTTACCTTGATTTCTGCAAGAATCGGGGATCGTGAAATCCCTCTTGATCGTTCAGTTTTGGAAGGTGCTGATATCGACCGTACCATCTCCTTAGAGTTTTCCATGCCTTTGGATATACAGTCTATCAGCGACAATGTAATACTGAAGGCAGAGGATGAGGATATTCCCTTTGATTTTAATCTATTTTCGGGGGGGAGATTACTTACTATTTCGCAAAAAACAGCGCTTAGAACAGGTACTCTTTACAATTTACAAATTCTGAGTGGTCTGAGAAGTGTAGGAGGAGGAAAATCAAGTGATTATTCCTTGTTTATTCAAACAAGTGCATCTCCTATTACTTTATCAAAAATCGAGTTTATAGGAGCAGATGTTCTTAATTCGGGAAGAATAACGAACGTTGCCTTATCTCCTGAAATACTTCTTGAATTTTCTGAACCCATAGTTGAATCTTCGTTAACGAACGCTCTTTCTTTGGAAGGTTTCAACGGAGTCACTTGGCAATTAGAAAAGGTGGAAGACCATGCTTATAAATTAAAGTTTGACGGGTTCTTGCATCACTATTCAAAGTATAGCTTGCTTATCAGTGATCAGGTAGTTGGGGAAAAAGGAGGTGATTTTTCAGGAAGGAATGTTTCATTTTATACTGGCCCCACTTCTTCGCCTGTAAAGCCCGTGTTAGATGATGAATCCTTACTTGATTTAATTCAGCGGCAAACCTTCAACTATTTTTGGGATTTTGGACATGAAAATTCAGGATTGGCTAGAGAAAGAAATACATCTGGCAATTTGGTAACAACGGGTGGTTCAGGATTTGGCGCCATGGCGATGATTGTAGGAGTTGAAAGAGGCTATATTACGCGGGAGGAAGCCGTAGAACGGTGGAGCAAAATGATTGGATTTTTGGAAAATGCGGATCGTTTTAGAGGAACTTGGCCTCATTGGTTGAATGGTAATACTGGTACTACCATACCTTTTAGCTCCTTAGATGATGGAGCAGATCTAGTTGAAACAGCGCTTTTGATGCAGGGACTATTGACTGTACGGAGTTATTTGTTGGCGGATGATTTGACGGAAAATAATTTAAGGATGCGAATACTTGACCTTTATGATGAGATTGAGTGGAGTTGGTTTACCCGTGGACAAAATGAACTGTATTGGCACTGGTCTCCAAATTCAAGTTGGGCTATGAATTTACGAATTCAAGGCTACAATGAAAGTCTCATCGCTTTTATCCTCGCAGCAGCTTCAAAAAATTTCCCTATTGCAAATGAAGTCTATACCAGAGGTTGGTCCCGAAACGGGGCTATGGTAAATGGCTCCACTTATTTTGGAATAAGATTGCCCTTGGGTAAGGAGATGGGAGGCCCCCTATTCTTTGCTCATTATTCTTTTCTTGGTGTCGATCCGCGCAATTTATCCGATCAATTTGCCAATTATTGGGAACAAAATGTAAATCATACCAAAATCAATCGAGCCTATGTCATATCGAATCCTAGAGGTTTTGTTGGCTACAGTGATAAAAATTGGGGACTTACTGCTAGTGATAATGAAAGTGGCTATTTAGCCCATTCTCCTACCAATGATAGAGGGGTCATTACTCCAACGGCAGCAATTTCATCTATTCCTTACACCCCTGATGAATCTATGGATGCGATCAAGTTTTTTTATTATCAGCTAGGAGACAGACTTTGGGGCGAATATGGGTTTTATGATGCGTTCAATCTTACCGAAGACTGGTTCGCTCAAAGTTATTTGGCCATTGACCAAGGTCCAATAATTATCATGATAGAAAATCATCGGTCAGGTCTCATTTGGGACCTCATGCAAAAAAACGAAATTTTCAAGCAAGGCTTGAATCAATTAAACTTTAAATACTAA
- a CDS encoding glucoamylase family protein encodes MTRILLYVLLIANLLLIGCGDPNKSTGELSIPEKISEDSLFNLVQYRTFQYFWEGAEPNSGLARERYHVDGEYSQNDQQVVTSGGSGFGIMALIVGMERGYISRVEGLERMERILGFLESADKFHGAFPHWWFGDTGKVKPFSSNDDGGDLVETSFLIQGLLTFRQYMSENSTRESDIISRINSLWEGVEYDFYRNGQDVLYWHWSPNHGWKMNFAVKGYDECLIMYVLGASSPTHPIPAETYHKGWAKNGEIKNDPTHEAYGYHLSLRHNGSEQNGGPLFWAHYSYLGLSPKGLKDRYADYWEHNTNHTLINRAWCIENPLGFEGYGAYSWGLTSSYSTNGYAGHAPTETRDRGVISPTAALSSIPYTPEYSKEAMSYWYHELGEKVFGKYGFYDAFSETEEWFPQRYLAIDQGPIVVMMENHRTGLLWDLFMSAPEIKIGLEKLGFESIYFSSESKN; translated from the coding sequence ATGACTCGTATACTCTTGTATGTATTGTTGATAGCAAACCTTCTATTGATAGGTTGCGGAGATCCTAATAAATCTACTGGGGAACTATCAATTCCTGAAAAAATCAGCGAAGACTCTCTCTTTAATCTAGTTCAGTACAGGACATTTCAATATTTCTGGGAGGGAGCCGAGCCCAATTCTGGTCTAGCTAGAGAGCGATATCATGTAGATGGAGAATATTCTCAAAATGATCAACAGGTCGTGACTTCTGGAGGAAGTGGTTTTGGAATTATGGCCTTGATTGTTGGGATGGAACGTGGGTATATAAGCCGAGTAGAAGGGCTTGAAAGAATGGAACGGATTTTAGGATTTTTAGAATCTGCGGATAAATTTCATGGAGCATTTCCCCATTGGTGGTTTGGAGATACAGGCAAGGTTAAGCCATTTAGTTCAAATGATGATGGGGGAGATTTGGTCGAAACATCATTTTTGATCCAAGGCTTACTTACATTTAGGCAATACATGTCCGAAAACTCTACAAGAGAATCTGATATTATTTCCCGAATCAACTCGCTTTGGGAAGGTGTAGAGTATGATTTTTATAGAAATGGACAAGATGTTTTGTATTGGCATTGGAGTCCAAATCATGGTTGGAAAATGAATTTTGCAGTCAAAGGATATGATGAGTGTCTAATCATGTATGTCCTTGGAGCTTCCTCTCCTACACATCCCATACCCGCTGAAACTTATCATAAAGGATGGGCGAAAAATGGAGAAATCAAAAATGATCCAACCCATGAAGCATATGGATATCATCTCAGTTTGAGGCATAATGGTAGTGAACAAAATGGAGGCCCCTTATTTTGGGCTCATTATTCCTACTTGGGTCTAAGTCCCAAAGGCTTGAAAGATAGGTACGCTGATTATTGGGAGCACAACACCAACCATACATTGATTAATAGAGCTTGGTGTATTGAAAATCCACTGGGTTTTGAGGGATATGGAGCGTATAGCTGGGGGTTGACATCTAGTTATTCTACCAATGGATACGCGGGGCATGCACCCACAGAAACCCGGGACAGAGGAGTCATATCACCTACTGCGGCACTTTCGAGTATTCCATATACTCCAGAATATAGCAAAGAGGCCATGAGTTATTGGTACCATGAATTAGGTGAGAAGGTATTCGGAAAGTACGGGTTTTATGATGCTTTTAGTGAGACAGAAGAGTGGTTTCCCCAACGATACCTTGCAATCGATCAAGGACCTATTGTCGTGATGATGGAAAATCATAGAACAGGTTTGTTGTGGGATTTATTTATGAGTGCACCTGAAATCAAAATCGGGTTAGAAAAATTGGGATTTGAAAGTATTTATTTCAGCTCAGAGAGTAAAAATTAA
- the bglX gene encoding beta-glucosidase BglX — MIKYALVVLILLSGFNCTHKSEVRDGDREEVFRHRADSIMALMTLDEKIGQLNLPAAGDITTGQASNSNVAEKIKNGQVGGLFNLKSAEKIREVQRLAVEESRLGIPLLFGMDVIHGYETIFPIPLGLSSSWDMDLIKETARIAANEASADGISWTFSPMTDISRDPRWGRVSEGNGEDPYLASQIAKAMVEGYQGNDLSLENTIMACVKHFALYGAGEAGRDYNTVDMSKIRMYNEYFPPYKAAIDAGVGTVMTAFNEVDGIPASANRWLMTQVLREDWGFDGFVVTDYTAIEEMIDHGIGDLDHVSALALKAGVDMDMVSEGFLTTLKSALQQGKISEKDIDDACRRILIAKLKLGLFEDPYRYADPERAKKEVFSDDNRKRAREIASQTFVLLKNDNGTLPLKKGSKIALVGPMADNAENMSGTWSVAGNFGESISLRKGLENALGDGALISYAKGSNVVVDSLLESRVSIFGKPTYRDPRSEQILIEEALVAAKDADVIIAAVGESAEMSGESSSLTTIELPENQRNLLKALHKTGKPVIVVLFTGRPIGLGWEKENIPAILNVWFAGSEAGDAIADALFGEVNPSGKLTMTFPQNVGQIPLYYNHKNTGRPLAEGKWFEKFRSNYLDVTNEPLYPFGFGLSYTSFQYGEMEFNKVELKGDDKLLVKIPVTNIGQYSGQEVVQLYIRDKVASVTRPVKELKGFQKIQLEIGQTKLVEFEITVKHLKFYDYDLNYVWESGDFEIMIGGDSQQVKSKTISWKN, encoded by the coding sequence ATGATCAAATATGCATTAGTTGTACTCATTTTACTTAGTGGGTTTAATTGTACACATAAGTCTGAAGTAAGGGATGGCGATAGAGAAGAGGTTTTTCGACATCGAGCAGATTCTATAATGGCTTTGATGACATTAGACGAGAAAATAGGTCAATTGAACCTTCCTGCCGCAGGAGACATTACCACGGGACAAGCCAGCAATTCCAATGTTGCTGAAAAAATAAAAAATGGACAGGTGGGTGGCCTTTTTAATTTGAAATCAGCTGAAAAAATCAGGGAAGTTCAGCGCCTTGCAGTTGAAGAAAGTCGGCTTGGAATTCCCCTTTTATTTGGAATGGATGTAATTCATGGATATGAGACCATATTTCCAATTCCATTGGGCTTATCCAGTAGTTGGGATATGGATTTGATCAAAGAAACAGCTAGGATTGCAGCCAATGAGGCAAGTGCTGATGGGATTAGCTGGACTTTTTCACCTATGACTGATATCTCCAGAGATCCTAGATGGGGGAGAGTTTCAGAAGGAAATGGAGAAGATCCCTATCTTGCTTCACAGATAGCCAAAGCAATGGTGGAGGGTTATCAAGGGAATGATCTGAGTTTGGAAAATACCATAATGGCTTGTGTAAAGCATTTTGCCTTGTATGGAGCAGGAGAGGCTGGAAGGGATTATAATACGGTTGATATGAGTAAGATCCGAATGTATAATGAATACTTTCCTCCTTACAAAGCTGCAATCGATGCTGGGGTAGGTACAGTAATGACGGCATTCAATGAGGTGGATGGAATACCCGCAAGTGCTAATAGATGGTTGATGACACAAGTATTACGAGAGGATTGGGGATTTGATGGCTTCGTAGTTACTGACTACACAGCTATTGAAGAAATGATTGACCACGGGATCGGAGATTTGGACCATGTGTCGGCATTGGCTTTGAAAGCAGGAGTAGATATGGATATGGTAAGTGAAGGCTTCCTTACTACGTTAAAAAGCGCTCTTCAACAAGGGAAGATTTCAGAAAAAGATATCGATGATGCCTGTAGAAGAATTCTAATAGCAAAATTAAAATTGGGATTGTTTGAGGATCCTTATCGATATGCGGATCCTGAAAGAGCAAAAAAGGAAGTTTTCAGCGATGATAACAGAAAAAGAGCAAGAGAAATTGCCTCTCAGACCTTTGTTTTGTTGAAAAACGACAATGGAACATTACCACTTAAGAAAGGTAGTAAAATTGCCTTAGTGGGTCCCATGGCAGACAATGCCGAAAACATGTCCGGAACATGGTCTGTTGCTGGCAACTTCGGCGAGTCCATTTCTTTAAGAAAAGGTCTTGAAAATGCCTTGGGAGATGGGGCTTTAATTTCCTATGCCAAAGGATCAAATGTGGTTGTCGACTCTCTGTTGGAGTCAAGAGTGAGTATTTTTGGAAAACCGACCTATAGGGATCCTAGATCAGAACAAATATTGATAGAGGAAGCTTTAGTAGCTGCCAAAGATGCCGATGTCATTATAGCAGCAGTAGGTGAATCAGCTGAAATGAGTGGGGAGTCCTCCAGTCTGACAACTATAGAACTTCCTGAAAATCAAAGAAACTTACTAAAAGCTCTTCATAAGACAGGTAAACCTGTGATAGTAGTTCTTTTTACAGGAAGACCGATTGGTTTGGGATGGGAGAAGGAAAATATTCCAGCAATTTTAAATGTTTGGTTTGCTGGTTCAGAAGCAGGGGATGCTATTGCTGATGCCTTATTTGGAGAAGTAAACCCTTCCGGTAAATTAACGATGACATTTCCTCAAAATGTTGGTCAGATTCCTCTTTATTACAACCATAAAAATACTGGGAGACCTCTTGCAGAAGGAAAGTGGTTTGAGAAATTCAGGTCCAATTATCTCGATGTGACTAATGAGCCACTGTATCCATTTGGATTTGGATTGAGTTATACTTCATTTCAGTATGGAGAAATGGAGTTTAATAAAGTGGAGCTGAAAGGAGATGATAAATTGTTAGTTAAAATTCCAGTGACCAATATAGGTCAATATAGTGGTCAAGAAGTTGTCCAGCTCTACATCAGAGATAAAGTTGCTAGTGTCACGAGGCCAGTCAAGGAGCTCAAAGGATTTCAGAAAATCCAATTAGAGATAGGACAGACCAAGCTGGTTGAATTTGAAATCACCGTGAAGCATTTGAAGTTTTATGACTATGACTTAAATTATGTTTGGGAATCTGGTGATTTTGAAATTATGATAGGAGGTGATTCTCAACAAGTAAAATCCAAAACAATTAGCTGGAAAAATTAG
- a CDS encoding endonuclease/exonuclease/phosphatase family protein, with the protein MKNYMSIIFALILIGYTNALMAQSYTIASYNIRFDNPGDTGNLWKDRLPHLVSLINFHEIAIFGTQEGLNNQLEDLAQNLGYAFIGSGRDDGGNTGEHSAIFYDPLTFKLLQKGDFWLSETPTIPSVGWDAAMNRICSFGQFQTEEGIVFWVFNAHYDHVGQKAREESSKLIMGKIKELNSKNDPVIFMGDLNVTPDNIAYKTIIQSDFLKDSYELSEQAPHGPIGTFNAFNWDMMPDRRIDYIFVSEQIGVTKYAVLSDNYGKKYPSDHFPVFARIWFK; encoded by the coding sequence ATGAAGAACTACATGTCGATCATCTTTGCTCTGATATTGATCGGGTATACCAATGCCTTAATGGCCCAATCTTACACAATTGCAAGCTATAATATAAGGTTTGATAATCCTGGAGACACAGGTAATTTATGGAAAGATAGATTGCCCCATTTAGTTTCCTTGATCAATTTTCATGAGATAGCCATTTTTGGTACACAAGAAGGGCTGAATAATCAGCTTGAAGATCTTGCACAAAATTTAGGGTATGCATTTATAGGAAGTGGCAGAGATGATGGTGGAAATACAGGGGAGCATAGTGCAATATTTTATGATCCCCTCACATTTAAATTACTTCAAAAGGGAGACTTTTGGTTATCTGAAACTCCAACTATTCCAAGCGTCGGTTGGGATGCTGCCATGAATAGAATTTGCTCTTTTGGTCAATTTCAAACAGAGGAGGGGATCGTTTTTTGGGTATTCAATGCCCACTATGATCATGTTGGACAAAAAGCTAGAGAAGAAAGCAGTAAACTGATCATGGGAAAAATTAAAGAGCTTAATAGTAAGAACGATCCAGTTATTTTCATGGGAGATTTGAATGTGACACCTGATAACATAGCGTATAAGACCATCATTCAATCTGATTTTTTAAAGGATAGTTATGAGCTGTCAGAGCAAGCGCCTCATGGGCCTATCGGTACGTTTAATGCCTTTAACTGGGACATGATGCCCGATAGAAGGATTGATTATATTTTTGTCAGTGAGCAAATAGGTGTAACAAAATATGCTGTTTTGTCTGACAATTATGGAAAAAAATACCCCTCTGATCACTTTCCGGTTTTTGCAAGAATATGGTTCAAATAG
- a CDS encoding trans-sulfuration enzyme family protein — protein sequence MSNFETNAIRNIPSNPNQREHSIPISLTSSFTFESAEEARQLFAEEVEGNIYSRYSNPNTAELIHKLCVAEETEAGIATASGMAAMFGSIASLLQQGDHILAARSLFGSTHQLLTKVFPKWGITSTYGDISDYQNWDQLVQPTTKMLFLETPSNPGLEIIDLEWAGKFAAAHNLILVVDNCFATPYLQQPAKWGAHIVTHSATKFIDGQGRVLGGLILGTKELMDEVTYFTRHTGPSMSPFNAWVLSKSMETLAVRMDRHCSNALAVASYFQESKDIEFVKYPFLPSHPQYELAKKQMKLGGGIITLNLHGGLVRAQRFIDQLQMISITPNLGDSRSIVTHPASTTHSKLSPEERALVRITDGLVRISVGLEHQDDIIADIERALEKSR from the coding sequence ATGTCTAATTTTGAAACCAACGCTATCCGAAATATCCCTAGTAATCCCAATCAACGGGAGCACTCCATCCCTATTTCATTGACCTCTTCTTTTACCTTTGAAAGTGCAGAAGAAGCCCGTCAACTGTTTGCCGAAGAAGTGGAGGGAAATATCTATTCCCGATACTCCAATCCTAATACTGCAGAATTGATTCATAAATTATGCGTGGCTGAAGAAACGGAAGCGGGAATCGCCACTGCCTCAGGAATGGCAGCAATGTTTGGTTCAATAGCATCTCTTTTACAGCAGGGAGACCATATCTTGGCTGCACGCTCCTTATTTGGATCTACACACCAACTGTTGACTAAAGTATTTCCTAAATGGGGCATAACCTCCACCTATGGGGATATTTCAGACTATCAAAATTGGGATCAGTTAGTGCAGCCAACTACCAAAATGCTTTTTTTAGAAACGCCATCCAATCCAGGTTTGGAGATCATTGATTTGGAATGGGCTGGAAAATTTGCTGCTGCCCATAACCTAATTTTGGTGGTCGACAATTGCTTTGCCACCCCTTATCTGCAGCAACCTGCCAAATGGGGAGCCCATATAGTGACACATTCAGCAACAAAATTCATTGACGGACAAGGACGAGTGTTGGGAGGATTGATTTTGGGAACTAAGGAATTGATGGATGAAGTCACTTACTTCACCCGACACACTGGACCTTCTATGTCTCCTTTCAATGCTTGGGTGTTGTCAAAAAGCATGGAGACTTTGGCCGTGAGAATGGACAGGCATTGCAGCAATGCATTGGCAGTAGCTTCATACTTCCAAGAAAGTAAGGATATAGAATTTGTCAAATATCCATTTCTTCCTAGCCATCCCCAGTATGAGCTAGCAAAAAAGCAAATGAAATTGGGGGGCGGTATCATCACGCTCAATCTACATGGTGGTTTGGTGAGAGCCCAACGCTTCATTGATCAGTTACAGATGATTTCTATCACGCCCAATCTCGGTGATAGCCGCAGCATTGTCACCCATCCTGCCTCCACTACTCATAGCAAACTTAGTCCGGAAGAGCGTGCTCTGGTAAGGATCACCGATGGTTTGGTACGGATTTCGGTAGGTCTGGAGCATCAGGATGATATTATTGCTGATATTGAGCGGGCGTTGGAGAAGTCGAGGTAA
- a CDS encoding alpha-ketoglutarate-dependent dioxygenase AlkB family protein: MFQFSSDRNLLPAQGEAFYYQAFFSDEQCRTYWHRLTQEIAWKQEPIWMFGKQVMQPRLTALYGDPERPYGYSGIEMIPVAWTDFLLEIKKAVEQVSEETFTHVLLNYYRHGADSMGWHRDNEKVLGENPTIASVSFGASRAFQLRHYQTKSMKQSIALENGSLLLMKGECQHYWEHQIPKTKKVLGGRINLTFRKLLY, from the coding sequence ATGTTTCAGTTTTCATCGGATCGTAATTTATTACCCGCCCAAGGGGAGGCCTTCTATTATCAAGCATTTTTCAGTGATGAACAGTGCAGGACTTATTGGCATCGTTTGACACAGGAAATTGCTTGGAAGCAAGAACCTATATGGATGTTTGGCAAACAAGTGATGCAACCTAGACTCACAGCTTTGTATGGTGATCCTGAGAGACCCTATGGATACTCTGGCATTGAAATGATTCCTGTTGCATGGACAGATTTTTTGTTAGAAATCAAAAAGGCCGTGGAGCAAGTGTCTGAGGAGACCTTCACCCATGTTTTATTGAATTATTACCGTCATGGGGCTGATAGTATGGGCTGGCATAGGGATAATGAAAAAGTTCTCGGAGAAAACCCAACTATTGCATCCGTAAGTTTTGGGGCATCCAGAGCATTTCAATTGCGGCACTATCAAACAAAATCGATGAAGCAATCTATAGCCTTGGAAAATGGATCGCTGCTCTTAATGAAGGGGGAGTGTCAGCACTATTGGGAACATCAAATCCCCAAAACCAAAAAGGTTTTGGGGGGTAGAATTAATTTAACTTTTCGAAAATTACTGTACTAA
- the msrB gene encoding peptide-methionine (R)-S-oxide reductase MsrB — protein MRSIKVQFSYLVLGIALLFSQCSSAENKQLQPEDTSADAATLSNTRSLATFAGGCFWCIEAPFEGINGVISVVSGYAGGKEKNPSYSDVSSGKTSHRESVQITFNPDVISYSELVDIFFQQFDPTDEGGSFYDRGFQYSSAIFYHDKTQKEVAEKAIKALDQAKIFDKPIVTPVIKFTNFYEAEEYHQDYYKKEPGEYYAYRRGSGRDAFIAKHWPVNLSDQYKKPNDAELKKRLTKLQYDVTMHEATERAWNNTYNDNKEKGIYVCIVSGAPLFSSADKYESYSGWPSFTKPIDARLIDKPTDSTYGMLRVEVRSKLGESHLGHVFNDGPEPTNLRYCMNSAAMKFIPLADMDKEGYGTYKWLVQ, from the coding sequence ATGCGCTCAATAAAAGTTCAGTTTAGTTACCTAGTACTTGGGATAGCCTTGCTATTCTCACAATGTTCTTCAGCTGAGAACAAACAACTTCAACCAGAAGATACATCAGCTGATGCTGCTACGCTCTCAAATACTCGTTCGTTAGCAACTTTCGCAGGTGGCTGCTTTTGGTGTATTGAAGCACCATTTGAAGGAATCAATGGGGTAATTTCAGTTGTATCCGGCTATGCAGGAGGAAAGGAAAAAAACCCAAGCTACTCAGATGTATCTTCCGGCAAAACGAGTCATCGGGAATCTGTACAAATCACATTTAATCCTGATGTTATTTCTTACTCGGAATTGGTAGACATCTTCTTTCAGCAATTCGATCCAACCGATGAAGGAGGTTCATTTTATGATAGAGGCTTCCAGTATTCTTCGGCCATTTTCTACCATGACAAAACCCAAAAAGAAGTAGCTGAGAAAGCAATCAAAGCATTGGACCAAGCGAAAATCTTTGATAAACCAATTGTCACTCCTGTAATCAAATTCACCAACTTCTACGAAGCTGAGGAATATCATCAGGATTATTACAAAAAAGAACCAGGAGAATATTATGCCTACAGAAGAGGTTCAGGAAGAGATGCATTCATCGCCAAACATTGGCCAGTGAATTTATCAGATCAGTATAAAAAACCTAATGATGCAGAGTTGAAAAAGCGCTTAACCAAGTTGCAATACGATGTTACGATGCACGAAGCGACTGAGCGCGCTTGGAACAATACGTACAATGATAACAAAGAAAAAGGCATTTATGTCTGCATTGTTTCAGGTGCTCCTCTATTCAGCAGTGCCGACAAATATGAAAGTTATTCTGGGTGGCCTTCTTTTACTAAACCAATTGACGCTCGGTTGATTGACAAGCCGACAGACTCAACTTATGGTATGCTACGAGTGGAAGTCCGAAGCAAATTAGGCGAATCACACTTAGGCCATGTATTCAATGATGGGCCGGAACCAACCAATCTTCGCTATTGCATGAATTCTGCTGCTATGAAGTTTATACCCTTAGCAGATATGGATAAAGAAGGTTATGGAACCTACAAATGGTTAGTACAGTAA
- a CDS encoding outer membrane beta-barrel protein produces MKKILQLTFAMAGLLFLSFTQQVYAQTSGGFGIRGGVNYNSSGQYFKDAGLAWGSPMDNVGFNLGMFGKVNLGPIFLRPELNYTQVRSEVNSEVFKTQLLDAPLLLGVNVLGPIISVFAGPAMHYYIQDELRPFEFDKWNAGYQFGIGLNFGNLGIDLRYQRVLNGQTIVIDDVFTGNGDFAFQNLMLGLSIKF; encoded by the coding sequence ATGAAAAAAATCCTTCAATTAACCTTCGCCATGGCAGGTCTACTGTTCCTGTCTTTTACCCAACAAGTATATGCACAAACATCAGGAGGCTTTGGAATCCGAGGTGGTGTCAATTACAATTCTAGTGGACAGTATTTCAAAGATGCAGGTTTGGCATGGGGAAGTCCAATGGACAACGTAGGCTTCAACCTAGGAATGTTTGGAAAAGTAAATTTGGGTCCAATCTTTCTACGTCCGGAATTGAATTACACGCAAGTCCGCTCAGAAGTCAATTCAGAGGTTTTTAAAACCCAATTATTGGATGCGCCTTTACTGCTTGGAGTGAATGTACTAGGGCCTATCATTTCTGTATTTGCAGGTCCTGCTATGCATTATTATATCCAAGATGAATTAAGACCTTTTGAATTTGATAAATGGAATGCCGGTTATCAGTTTGGGATTGGTCTGAATTTCGGAAATTTAGGAATTGACCTCCGTTATCAGCGTGTGCTGAATGGACAAACCATTGTGATTGATGATGTATTCACCGGTAACGGAGATTTTGCTTTCCAGAATTTAATGTTGGGACTGTCGATTAAGTTTTAG
- a CDS encoding dienelactone hydrolase family protein, which translates to MFKLTIYFQVFLIGLLAWSQRTSNSEKEIIAPAITLCHSGPSEMIAFLDDPTFVAFHPSPIPFDFNPSGEMVSFQAEDGKDAQGYLLLATETSDRWLFVYQEWWGLNDNIKEEAEKFHRDLGGKVNVLAIDMYDGNVTSNPQEAMTFMRGADENRLTTIVKAAQAFAGKGAEIANVGWCFGGAWSLKSALILGETNIGSIIYYGMPVRDVEQLKTLNSDVLGLFATEQNISKAIIEEFAAAMQEAGKKLNYKIFDAVHGFANPSNPRHDVGATEEAYGMALAYLKEKFGV; encoded by the coding sequence ATGTTTAAATTAACTATTTATTTTCAAGTGTTTCTTATTGGCCTTTTGGCCTGGAGTCAAAGGACTTCCAACAGTGAAAAAGAAATCATAGCTCCTGCTATTACACTTTGCCATTCCGGCCCTTCCGAAATGATTGCTTTTTTGGATGACCCTACCTTTGTAGCCTTTCACCCCTCTCCTATTCCTTTTGATTTCAATCCTTCTGGAGAAATGGTTTCTTTTCAGGCGGAAGATGGAAAAGATGCGCAAGGATACCTTTTATTGGCCACAGAAACTTCTGACCGTTGGTTGTTTGTCTATCAGGAATGGTGGGGGTTGAATGACAACATCAAGGAAGAAGCAGAAAAATTTCATCGGGATTTGGGAGGCAAAGTCAATGTACTGGCCATCGATATGTATGATGGCAATGTTACTTCCAACCCTCAAGAAGCCATGACTTTTATGAGAGGGGCTGATGAAAATCGCTTGACTACCATAGTGAAAGCAGCACAAGCATTTGCTGGGAAAGGTGCTGAAATTGCCAATGTAGGTTGGTGCTTTGGTGGTGCTTGGTCTTTGAAATCAGCCTTGATTTTGGGAGAAACAAATATAGGATCCATCATATATTATGGTATGCCCGTGAGAGATGTAGAGCAATTAAAAACGCTTAATTCTGACGTTTTGGGTCTATTTGCCACAGAGCAAAATATTTCGAAGGCCATCATCGAGGAGTTTGCGGCTGCTATGCAAGAAGCTGGCAAAAAGTTAAACTATAAGATTTTCGACGCTGTACACGGTTTTGCCAATCCTTCCAATCCACGCCACGATGTTGGCGCTACAGAAGAAGCCTATGGAATGGCATTAGCGTATTTGAAGGAGAAGTTTGGGGTTTAG